Proteins encoded in a region of the Ornithodoros turicata isolate Travis chromosome 3, ASM3712646v1, whole genome shotgun sequence genome:
- the LOC135389326 gene encoding uncharacterized protein LOC135389326 yields MDSSNSKKHDRYRKRHRTDVLATQSLDLTPEPWFAKVLIIHGENESKPLSKVSPFAIAKELEKAIGKSYSAKKLTTGDLQIDVQTRQQSSTLLSLNRIADVPVTVSRHRTLNIVKGVISEHELLDCSDAEIEEGLRDEGVVTARRITMRRDGKEIATKHIVLSFQLHKLPTTIKAGYVYCHVRPYIPNPRRCFKCQRFGHGSQVCRGQATCPKCAGTDHAAETCEKDVRCANCKGNHPVYSRSCPRWKEEKDILKVKVTQNLSYRDAKAQVEFSKKGTFSEVVRRGVAPLRKSVETQTTGSLPNTPQQNGKDTGVSLPVSGSPPETATTSTGVDGTASIWDGVTPGQSQATLQDMDMDDDDCLSQKSSSSIPGVLSQGKEKREMTSSRGRGSRRNGTQKVLPPRITPP; encoded by the coding sequence ATGGATTCTTCAAACTCAAAAAAACATGATCGGTACCGAAAGCGGCACCGCACCGATGTACTAGCAACACAATCACTGGACCTCACACCagaaccatggtttgcaaaggTCCTGATCATCCATGGAGAAAACGAGTCTAAGCCCCTGAGCAAAGTATCACCATTTGCGATCGCGAAGGAACTGGAAAAAGCCATAGGGAAGTCCTATTCCGCGAAAAAGTTGActacaggagacttgcagatcGATGTCCAGACACGACAGCAAAGCTCGACTCTGCTTTCCCTGAACAGAATTGCTGACGTACCTGTTACAGTTTCGAGGCATCGTACGCTGAACATAGTGAAGGGCGTGATATCTGAGCATGAACTTCTTGATTGTTCAGATGCTGAAATCGAAGAGGGTCTAAGGGATGAAGGTGTTGTGACAGCGCGGCGAATAACTATGCGTCGAGACGGTAAGGAGATTGCCACTAAACACATTGTCCTTTCATTTCAATTACATAAGCTTCCCACTACCATTAAAGCAGGGTACGTCTACTGTCACGTCCGGCCATATATCCCAAATCCGCGGAGGTGCTTTAAGTGCCAACGTTTTGGCCACGGCTCGCAGGTCTGTCGTGGACAGGCCACCTGCCCGAAATGCGCAGGCACGGATCACGCTGCAGAGACCTGTGAGAAGGATGTCAGATGTGCAAACTGTAAAGGTAATCATCCTGTCTACTCTCGCTCCTGTCCACGGTGGAAGGAAGAGAAAGACATACTGAAGGTCAAAGTGACACAGAATCTTTCGTACAGAGATGCAAAAGCGCAGGTTGAGTTTTCAAAAAAGGGAaccttctccgaagtggtgcgcaggggggtAGCACCACTGAGGAAATCTGTAGAGACCCAGACTACTGGGTCTCTACCCAATACTCCCCAACAAAATGGAAAGGACACTGGGGTGTCCCTTCCTGTTTCTGGGTCTCCTCCGGAGACAGCCACAACTTCTACTGGAGTTGATGGCACTGCCTCCATCTGGGATGGGGTCACACCAGGCCAATCCCAGGCCACATTGCAAGACATGGACATGGACGACGACGACTGCTTATCGCAGAAGTCGTCGTCTAGTATCCCAGGTGTACTCTCtcaggggaaagaaaagagagagatgACATCTAGCCGAGGTAGAGGCAGCAGACGAAACGGTACACAGAAAGTGCTTCCACCAAGGATAACTCCTCCCTAA